One Halodesulfurarchaeum sp. HSR-GB genomic window carries:
- a CDS encoding aldo/keto reductase, with translation MTIRFWRLTIKRDRTPAQAILRWAYEKDVVTVLKSTSVKHNHKNLGLFDWKLDPEDPDQIDNLDRGEPVYDARGQSWDDNIRDIPK, from the coding sequence ATGACGATACGATTCTGGAGATTGACGATAAAACGTGACCGAACGCCGGCCCAAGCCATCCTCCGCTGGGCCTACGAGAAGGATGTGGTCACCGTCCTGAAGTCTACTTCCGTGAAGCACAACCACAAGAACCTAGGGCTGTTCGACTGGAAACTCGACCCGGAGGACCCTGATCAGATTGACAACCTGGACCGCGGCGAACCAGTTTACGATGCCCGCGGCCAGAGCTGGGACGACAACATCAGAGACATCCCGAAGTGA
- a CDS encoding hydrolase gives MLYNHLQVHFLNVDHGDCTIVRHPGDQHRDEGRISVIDINDWPEQKDYVEEDDIDSLEYYLQFPVKDRQQSRSTGIRQKSQISPKEYAQEYLNDPIGYYNENFDEVRHKVWRFIATHPDMDHLSGLNRLDEEIGFSVFWDTDHNRERDGDDWYEVYEWADWELYKDIREGKTDHDNIQPTRGQQKKYWEHDNIEILHPSPEFVRELNEQNGNRKEPEYNDYSYVLKIQHGSRSILLPGDAEEEVWDEILEYWGPEVLKDVHVLKAAHHGRKDGFHREAVEAMDPDYVIVSVGEKDDQDAYDNYRSACSNETEILSTRQYGRIKAICTRPNSIIVDKAVPDGIFDLPNS, from the coding sequence ATGCTCTATAATCATCTCCAGGTTCATTTTTTGAACGTCGACCACGGTGATTGTACTATCGTTCGGCACCCTGGAGATCAGCATCGGGACGAAGGACGAATATCTGTTATCGATATCAACGATTGGCCAGAGCAGAAGGACTATGTCGAAGAAGACGACATCGACAGTCTAGAATACTATCTTCAATTTCCTGTGAAGGACAGGCAACAAAGCCGCTCAACAGGAATTCGGCAAAAAAGTCAAATTAGCCCAAAAGAGTACGCTCAGGAGTATCTCAATGATCCAATCGGGTATTACAACGAGAATTTTGACGAGGTGAGGCACAAGGTCTGGCGCTTCATCGCAACTCATCCAGATATGGATCATCTATCGGGGTTGAATCGACTTGATGAAGAAATTGGATTCAGTGTGTTTTGGGATACCGATCACAACCGCGAACGTGATGGAGACGACTGGTATGAAGTCTATGAGTGGGCCGATTGGGAACTCTATAAAGACATTCGAGAGGGAAAAACGGACCACGACAATATCCAGCCGACTCGAGGGCAACAAAAGAAATACTGGGAGCACGACAATATCGAGATCCTTCATCCATCCCCTGAGTTTGTTCGGGAACTTAATGAACAAAATGGCAATCGGAAAGAGCCAGAATATAACGACTACAGCTACGTTCTAAAAATTCAACATGGGTCACGCTCAATCTTGCTCCCTGGAGACGCCGAAGAAGAAGTGTGGGATGAAATCTTAGAATACTGGGGACCTGAAGTTCTCAAAGACGTCCATGTGCTAAAAGCGGCCCATCACGGACGCAAGGATGGCTTCCATAGAGAGGCCGTGGAGGCTATGGATCCCGATTATGTGATCGTGAGTGTCGGGGAGAAAGACGATCAGGACGCCTACGATAACTACCGCTCAGCATGTAGTAATGAAACAGAGATACTGTCGACCCGTCAATACGGTCGGATCAAGGCAATTTGTACTCGTCCGAACTCGATTATCGTCGACAAGGCAGTACCAGATGGTATCTTCGATCTCCCCAACAGCTGA
- a CDS encoding MBL fold metallo-hydrolase yields the protein MAAVEIYIWDVERGDAIFIKGPERNAIIDLGQHANGFSPSRHIHTQHGVDSVDYLVLTHPDEDHIEDLPEFQSYFSPEVVARRDEADKYIRRRKNDLYPDRSHYQAVTEAYLTLTDTYDQRATFSPSKPSWNGGLTFSHHILSLEEAGTAPIEGLTDNETVNLNNLSILTVLEFGSFKLVTAGDLEKEAIETLLQKSSVQDDLRGTDVLIAPHHGRESSYTPKLFKYTTPDLVAISDAKAGSTNASQKYSAQATGATVFRRSGSTTSRSVVTTRQDGVIDLGIDDDGYRVRID from the coding sequence ATGGCTGCTGTTGAAATCTATATTTGGGACGTCGAGCGGGGGGATGCCATTTTCATAAAAGGGCCAGAACGTAACGCGATTATCGATCTCGGTCAGCACGCGAACGGCTTTTCGCCCAGTCGCCATATTCATACACAGCACGGTGTTGACTCGGTTGATTATCTGGTACTCACGCATCCGGATGAGGACCACATCGAAGATCTCCCCGAATTTCAATCGTACTTTTCACCTGAAGTAGTCGCTAGACGTGACGAAGCAGACAAGTACATCAGAAGGCGGAAAAACGACCTCTATCCCGACCGTTCACACTATCAGGCTGTGACGGAGGCCTATCTGACACTCACTGACACTTACGATCAACGAGCGACCTTTTCACCGAGTAAGCCTTCCTGGAATGGCGGTTTGACCTTTTCTCATCACATCCTTTCATTAGAAGAGGCTGGAACGGCACCGATCGAGGGCTTAACGGATAATGAGACGGTGAACCTCAACAATCTGAGTATCTTGACGGTCCTTGAATTTGGATCGTTCAAACTTGTCACTGCTGGCGACCTTGAAAAGGAGGCCATCGAAACTCTTCTGCAAAAGTCCTCGGTACAGGATGACTTACGTGGTACGGATGTTCTCATCGCACCTCACCACGGTCGTGAGAGCAGCTACACTCCGAAATTATTCAAGTATACGACGCCAGATTTAGTCGCGATCTCGGACGCGAAAGCCGGGTCAACGAATGCAAGCCAGAAATACAGTGCGCAAGCAACTGGTGCTACCGTTTTTCGACGGTCAGGATCAACCACTAGTCGGAGTGTTGTCACGACTAGACAGGATGGTGTCATCGATCTCGGAATTGACGACGATGGGTACCGTGTACGAATCGACTGA